The genomic segment ATCGATAACGGCATTAATACCATTTCTGAGTTTTTCGACGAAGAACTGGCCGGCAAAATCATCAAACAGCACGGTCATGCTGACGCGATAACGGCCGCTAACGTGATGTGCCATATTCCGACGATCCATTCCGTTGTCGAAGGCTTCAAAATACTTCTCAAACCTGACGGTATTATAATGTTTGAAGACCCGTACTTAGGCGCGATTGTCGAGAACACGCTCTACGACCAGATTTATGACGAACATGTGTTTTTGTTCTCCGTGGCTTCAATCGGGTATCTGTTCGGGCAGCACGGGCTGGAAATTGTCGATGTTATGCCGCAGACAACGCACGGCGGGTCGATGCGGTATGTTATCGCGCACAAGGGAGCGAGAAAAATATCGCAGCGGGTTATCGAACAACAGGAAAAAGAAACAAAACTCGGGCTGGGTCTGCCGGCGACTTACGTTCAGTTCAAGAAAAATGTCGAGGCGTCGCGCGACCAGCTCGTTAAACTGCTCAAGGATATAAAAAAGCAGGGCAAACGTGTTGTCGGCTATGCGGCCACAAGCAAAAGCACAACGATTAATAATTATTGCGGCATCACAGCCGAACTGGTGGAATACATCAGCGATACGACGCCAATCAAGCAGGGCACGTTCAGTCCCGGTACGCATATACCGGTAAAACCTTATGAGGATTTCAAACGCAATTACCCGGATTATGCTTTGCTCTACGCTTATAATCATTCAAAGGAAATAATGGCCAAGGAACAGGATTTCATCGCCAAAGGCGGCAAGTGGATTACTTACGTGCCTAAAGTTGGAGTGGTGTAATGATTCTTTGCAGCAATCCCGCTTTTCAATATCTTTCCTGTGAAAAGGAAATTGACGCAGCGATAAAACGTGTGCTCAAAAGCGGGTGGTTCATTCTCGGCAAAGAAGTCAAAGCGTTCGAGGAAGAATTTGCGAAA from the Planctomycetaceae bacterium genome contains:
- a CDS encoding class I SAM-dependent methyltransferase — its product is MKQHFKEFAELVTKDIAGKPNPFVIEIGSNDGIMLGNFAKAKIHHLGIEPSANVAKVAIDNGINTISEFFDEELAGKIIKQHGHADAITAANVMCHIPTIHSVVEGFKILLKPDGIIMFEDPYLGAIVENTLYDQIYDEHVFLFSVASIGYLFGQHGLEIVDVMPQTTHGGSMRYVIAHKGARKISQRVIEQQEKETKLGLGLPATYVQFKKNVEASRDQLVKLLKDIKKQGKRVVGYAATSKSTTINNYCGITAELVEYISDTTPIKQGTFSPGTHIPVKPYEDFKRNYPDYALLYAYNHSKEIMAKEQDFIAKGGKWITYVPKVGVV